The Actinomycetota bacterium sequence CTTTACCAAGTTTGATATACCTACTCCACCCTTTTATTTTTTGAATGAAAGCTCTTTCCGTGAACTGGGAGCCAGTAAGCTTTTGCCTTTAATCATTGATAAGCTGGGTTTGCCTCTTATCGTCAAACCATCAGCACAGGGATCGGCCCTGGGCATAAAAATGGTACAAAAAAAGGAAGAGTTTTCTGATGCTATTATCTCTGCCTTGGGCTACAGCAAAAAAATATTGATTGAAAAATATATTGAGGGTTGCGAGCTTGCAGTAAGCATTATTGGAGATAAGAAACCTAAAATACTTCCCAGTGTAGAGATAGTTCCCCAGAAAGACTTTTTTGATTTTTCTTCCAGGTTTTCAGTGGATGAAACAGAATACTTTGTTCCAGCAAGGCTGGATAAAAATCAAATAAAGTCGGTAGAAGAAACTGCCCTGCGGGTTCACCAGGTCTTAGACTGCACCAAGCTTTCCAGGGTTGACATCATCTTTGATAAGGAAAATAATGTGCCCTATGTGCTTGAACTCAATACTTCTCCTGGAATGACAGATACCAGTTTACTGCCTATGGCTGCCTTGGAAGCGGGCATAAGTTTTGAACAGCTGGTAGACAAGATAGTAAAAATGTCTCTTTGACAGAATATTTCTGCTCTGGTAATATTTTTGGCGCGTCCCTGTAGCTCAGATGGATAGAGCACAGGATTCCTAATCCTGGTGTCGGCAGTTCGAATCTGCCCAGGGACACCATATTTATACATTAATTAATTATAATATTATATTTTAATCAAGATATTAATTATGGTTCGAATCCTCTCTCCACAGTCACCTATTTATTAAATAAATCCAGATATTTTCTTAATACAAAAAGGCGATTCCTTGAATAT is a genomic window containing:
- a CDS encoding D-alanine--D-alanine ligase; protein product: MKKNIAVLMGGRSLEREVSIKSGQRISNALRKLGYNVIKLDMDQNIIDNLIQSKIDVAYIALHGKDGEDGTVQGMLETLEIPYTGPGVYPNMLSFDKIISKQIFTKFDIPTPPFYFLNESSFRELGASKLLPLIIDKLGLPLIVKPSAQGSALGIKMVQKKEEFSDAIISALGYSKKILIEKYIEGCELAVSIIGDKKPKILPSVEIVPQKDFFDFSSRFSVDETEYFVPARLDKNQIKSVEETALRVHQVLDCTKLSRVDIIFDKENNVPYVLELNTSPGMTDTSLLPMAALEAGISFEQLVDKIVKMSL